One Saprospiraceae bacterium DNA window includes the following coding sequences:
- a CDS encoding FKBP-type peptidyl-prolyl cis-trans isomerase has product MNIAANKVVSVHYTLTEGTADGQLVETTNGNQPLVFIYGIGMMIPDFEKNLAGLKSGDKFEFGIPAASAYGEYDETALVEVPKNIFETDGKIPDGLLEVGNMLPLTDQNGNHFQGMVAWVGLDKVKIDFNHPMAGVDLYFTGHVEAVRDADPSELAHGHVHGEGGHHH; this is encoded by the coding sequence ATGAATATCGCAGCAAACAAGGTAGTGTCTGTGCACTACACCCTGACCGAAGGCACTGCCGACGGACAGCTAGTGGAAACGACCAATGGAAACCAACCGCTGGTTTTTATTTATGGAATCGGCATGATGATTCCCGATTTTGAAAAAAATCTGGCTGGCTTGAAATCGGGCGACAAGTTCGAGTTTGGCATCCCTGCCGCCAGCGCGTATGGCGAATACGACGAAACGGCACTCGTGGAGGTGCCCAAAAATATCTTTGAGACGGATGGCAAAATCCCTGACGGCCTGTTGGAAGTTGGCAATATGCTCCCGCTCACCGACCAAAACGGCAACCACTTTCAAGGCATGGTGGCTTGGGTCGGTTTGGATAAAGTAAAGATTGACTTCAATCACCCGATGGCTGGCGTTGACCTCTATTTCACAGGCCATGTGGAGGCCGTACGCGATGCCGACCCTTCAGAATTGGCACACGGCCATGTGCATGGAGAAGGTGGCCACCACCATTGA
- the pcaF gene encoding 3-oxoadipyl-CoA thiolase, giving the protein MQTYLVDGIRTPIGNFGGGLAPVRTDDLAAHALQKLLERHPNLDPAAIADVILGCANQAGEDNRNVARMALLLAGLPHTVPGETVNRLCASGMSAVIQAARAAMAGDGELFIAGGVEGMTRGPYVISKSAKPFGTDAQLYDSSFGWRFVNPRMNAMYGTDAMGMTAENLVEMYGISREDQDRFALWSQQKAAHAREKGILAEEITPVPVLQGKGEPTLMEHDEFIKPGTTLDILAKLRPAFKKEGSVTAGNASGLNDGAAALLIASEKGLETHQLKPLARIVSSAVVGVEPRIMGIGPVGASRRALQKAGLVLSQIDVIELNEAFAAQVLACTRQLELADQDERLNPNGGAIALGHPLGMSGARIVLAAARELQRRGAKYALCTMCIGVGQGYAVILERA; this is encoded by the coding sequence ATGCAAACCTACCTTGTTGACGGCATCCGTACCCCCATTGGCAATTTCGGCGGCGGCCTTGCGCCCGTCCGCACCGACGACCTCGCCGCCCATGCGCTTCAAAAATTGCTCGAACGCCACCCCAATCTTGACCCGGCAGCCATCGCCGATGTCATACTTGGGTGCGCCAATCAGGCAGGCGAAGACAACCGCAACGTGGCTCGCATGGCTTTGTTGCTGGCAGGCTTGCCGCACACGGTGCCGGGCGAGACGGTCAATCGCCTCTGCGCCAGTGGAATGTCGGCGGTGATACAAGCGGCGCGAGCAGCGATGGCGGGCGATGGCGAATTGTTTATCGCGGGGGGCGTGGAAGGCATGACTCGAGGCCCTTACGTCATCAGCAAATCGGCCAAACCCTTCGGCACGGATGCCCAACTCTACGATTCCAGCTTTGGATGGCGGTTCGTCAACCCTCGAATGAACGCCATGTACGGCACCGACGCTATGGGCATGACGGCGGAAAACCTCGTAGAAATGTACGGCATCAGCAGAGAAGACCAAGACAGATTCGCGCTTTGGAGCCAGCAAAAAGCCGCCCACGCCCGCGAAAAAGGCATTTTGGCAGAAGAAATCACGCCCGTGCCAGTGCTGCAAGGCAAGGGCGAACCCACGCTGATGGAACACGATGAGTTCATCAAACCGGGGACGACCCTCGATATTTTGGCCAAACTTAGACCCGCATTTAAAAAAGAAGGCTCCGTCACGGCAGGCAATGCTTCCGGTCTCAACGACGGCGCTGCCGCGCTGCTCATCGCCTCCGAAAAAGGTTTGGAGACCCACCAGTTGAAGCCCCTCGCGCGCATCGTCAGTTCGGCAGTAGTGGGTGTGGAGCCGCGCATCATGGGCATCGGGCCAGTGGGAGCAAGCCGCCGCGCCCTGCAAAAGGCTGGGCTTGTGCTCTCCCAAATAGATGTGATAGAACTCAACGAGGCATTCGCAGCCCAAGTGCTGGCCTGCACCCGCCAACTCGAACTTGCCGACCAAGACGAGCGCCTGAACCCGAATGGCGGTGCCATTGCGCTGGGTCATCCGTTGGGCATGTCGGGCGCACGCATTGTGCTGGCTGCCGCACGCGAGCTGCAACGACGCGGCGCGAAATACGCGCTTTGCACCATGTGCATCGGGGTCGGGCAAGGATATGCCGTGATTCTTGAACGTGCCTGA
- a CDS encoding class I SAM-dependent methyltransferase, whose product MKVSLKNIALQAYFYRILRFLKFYLAAVTKYQLHSPFVFELTNAVLEDARWFYAFRDVERVRQQMLASEVRVRAMDSGQTASATTTIRAVVRRAASSPRQGQLLFRLACWASPRTMLELGTSLGIGAMYLASGMRSARFVSLEGSADFAQVARANLETLGLSNVEILVGAFADTLPTALARLPQLDLVFFDGHHQLEPTLRYLETCLPHSHAQTVFVFDDVYWSPDMTRAWEHIRQHPRVTLTIDFFEVSLAFVNPDFKEKQHYKVVPKAWKPWKVF is encoded by the coding sequence ATGAAAGTTTCGTTAAAAAACATTGCCTTGCAAGCCTATTTTTATCGCATCCTCCGGTTTTTGAAATTCTACCTCGCCGCAGTCACCAAGTATCAGCTGCATTCGCCGTTTGTGTTCGAGCTGACCAACGCAGTCTTGGAAGATGCTCGATGGTTCTACGCATTTCGAGATGTGGAGCGGGTGCGCCAACAGATGTTGGCAAGCGAGGTGCGCGTGAGAGCGATGGATAGCGGCCAAACCGCTTCTGCCACCACCACCATCCGCGCCGTGGTCCGCCGTGCCGCCAGCTCTCCCCGACAAGGCCAGCTGCTTTTCCGCTTGGCCTGCTGGGCATCTCCCCGAACCATGCTCGAATTGGGCACCTCTCTGGGCATCGGCGCGATGTATCTAGCCTCTGGGATGCGGAGCGCGCGATTCGTCTCATTGGAGGGTAGCGCGGACTTTGCGCAGGTGGCGCGTGCCAATTTGGAAACGCTGGGCTTGTCGAATGTCGAAATCCTCGTCGGAGCGTTCGCGGACACGTTGCCCACGGCTTTGGCTCGATTGCCTCAGCTCGACTTGGTGTTTTTCGACGGGCATCACCAACTGGAGCCCACGCTTCGATATCTCGAGACTTGTCTGCCCCATTCACACGCGCAAACGGTGTTCGTTTTTGACGATGTTTACTGGTCGCCCGATATGACGCGGGCTTGGGAGCACATTCGGCAGCACCCTCGCGTGACGCTGACCATAGATTTTTTTGAGGTTTCGCTGGCGTTTGTCAACCCCGATTTTAAGGAAAAACAGCACTACAAGGTCGTGCCGAAAGCATGGAAGCCATGGAAGGTTTTTTAG
- a CDS encoding MATE family efflux transporter, which yields MQLDLTYRHIWRISAPIMLGSAAQNVIALSDAVLLYHLGEIEFGAIGFVGVFYITIAAIGYSFSRGGQIMIARRMGEGRPGAVGHLFHTMLLFEMALALLMWAFMHFATPWFFEFFLDHSPEIYQKSLEYIHYRSFGIFFSYGGIALISLYSGIARPKIILFTTAVLAFVNLVLNYGLIFGELGLPAMGIGGSGLASSIAEGVAFLVFGTYMIFDKENRKLRIFSLPEPDWTLTKQQLNLALPVVANAAVGQGSWVFFFGMVENLGPRALAISNLARMVYLLLSIPMWGFSSGANTLISNLIGQKRHHEVLLAAWKIGKLCWAVSMVLAVPILLFPGQLLYPLLGKSDMSLIGETQPIFYLLLLILSMATFGVVFINALAGTGATWFGLKLQAFTVVIYLGYLFVITNFTRLGLIWVWMAEVIYWVVMIALVVEYLRTERWHKMEF from the coding sequence ATGCAACTCGACCTCACTTACCGCCACATCTGGAGAATTTCTGCTCCCATCATGCTTGGTTCGGCAGCGCAAAACGTTATCGCACTAAGCGACGCGGTGCTGCTCTATCATCTGGGAGAGATAGAGTTTGGCGCCATTGGGTTTGTGGGCGTGTTTTATATCACCATTGCGGCGATTGGCTACTCGTTTTCGCGGGGCGGGCAGATTATGATTGCGCGGCGCATGGGTGAAGGGCGACCGGGGGCGGTGGGGCATCTTTTTCACACGATGCTGTTGTTCGAGATGGCTTTGGCGCTTTTGATGTGGGCGTTCATGCACTTCGCCACGCCTTGGTTTTTCGAGTTTTTTCTTGACCACTCGCCGGAGATTTACCAAAAATCGCTGGAGTATATTCATTATCGCTCTTTTGGCATTTTTTTCAGCTATGGGGGCATCGCGCTGATTTCGCTGTACAGCGGCATCGCCCGGCCAAAGATTATTTTGTTCACCACCGCAGTGTTGGCGTTCGTCAATCTGGTGCTCAACTATGGGTTGATTTTTGGCGAATTGGGTCTGCCTGCCATGGGTATCGGCGGTTCGGGGTTGGCCAGCAGCATTGCCGAGGGCGTGGCATTTTTGGTGTTCGGCACTTATATGATTTTTGACAAGGAAAACCGAAAACTGCGCATCTTCTCTCTGCCAGAGCCTGACTGGACTTTGACGAAACAACAACTCAACCTTGCTCTCCCGGTGGTAGCAAACGCTGCAGTCGGCCAAGGAAGCTGGGTTTTCTTTTTCGGCATGGTGGAAAACCTCGGCCCGCGGGCGCTGGCGATTTCGAACCTCGCTCGCATGGTCTATTTGTTGCTTTCGATTCCGATGTGGGGCTTTTCCTCTGGCGCCAATACGCTGATTAGCAATCTCATCGGACAAAAACGCCATCACGAGGTGCTGCTCGCCGCTTGGAAAATCGGGAAGCTGTGCTGGGCGGTCTCGATGGTGTTGGCGGTGCCAATTTTGCTTTTTCCGGGGCAATTGCTTTATCCGCTTTTGGGGAAATCGGACATGAGCCTCATCGGTGAGACGCAGCCGATTTTTTATCTGTTGTTGCTGATTCTCTCGATGGCGACGTTTGGCGTGGTGTTCATCAATGCGCTGGCAGGTACGGGTGCCACCTGGTTTGGGCTGAAGCTGCAAGCGTTCACGGTCGTCATCTATCTCGGCTACCTTTTCGTCATCACGAACTTCACTCGGCTGGGGCTGATTTGGGTGTGGATGGCCGAGGTGATTTACTGGGTGGTGATGATTGCGTTGGTCGTTGAGTACTTGCGGACGGAACGTTGGCACAAAATGGAGTTTTGA
- a CDS encoding DUF839 domain-containing protein, whose protein sequence is MYRKFLPLALSLFFAVWTSATWAQVTVSTFVSADTDDMEEYVLTGEHDVASSDLELVQESTSNPDSKQIVGLRFAAVNVPPGAIILSAYIQFTYDNNKTLDPCILNIWAEKNANPQTFTDNLNFELANRPKFPDYVEWTVPSWAGGSTGTRGPAQRSTNIAALVQQLVNQSGWAAGNAMAFYVTGEGTREAESYEGAEGHGNLQYAPELIITYLPALSTSSFVISATDDMEEYVLTGEHDVASSDLELVQENTSNPDSKQIVGLRFASVNVPQGAVILSAKIQFTYDNSKTLDPCILYFKAEDSGNPQTFTDNLNFELANRPKLSDSVEWVVPSWAGGSTGTRGPAQLSSDIATLVQKLVNRPDWTSGNAMAFYVTGEGTREAESYEGAEGHGNLGYAPELLIQYANVTTFAKHVDSDTDDMEEYIVTGEHDIASSDLELVQENTSNPDSKQIVGVRFNNIEVPQGAIIQDAFIQFTYDNNKTLDPCILYIKAEDDSNPKTFTDNLNFELANRPKLTDSVEWVVPSWAGGSTGTRGPAQRTTNIGALVQQLVNRSDWTPGNSMAFYFTGEGTREAESYEGAEGHGNLTYAPEIIIRYLGGGGGTPVAPVGAFPVEKGRVWSWYADDTAPAANWTALTFNDTTWSFGPAELGYGDGDEATVIPFGPDANNKWPVSYFRHKFIYNPNQYGVDSLIFLLKRDDGAVVYLNGVELFRDNVASGPVTHATLALSAVEGAAENEFLRIAAPATDLKNGLNVLAVSVHQHTVNSDDLSFDLQVTEKKPRLDPGVFPLTKNSIWAFWDRGSVDNNWNQPGFDFSDWDYGEAPLGYGDPVSTVVGFGPNANDKYITTWFRKDINLPNLAIIPDTVVFNIRRDDGIIVYVNGAEIIRDNLPAGPIDDNTWASTIISGSDETTYYTFPLPKTIFSTGINAIAARVHQRDGTSSDLSFDLEITVAPKAPDVAAGCFGSDDTHISCFTSVSPLGPRPTGLSIPSTHRFQKIIEQGDNYTKQVSGIPFINIPGNNDFTAFVGRNGSSTEGVITINHETSPGAVTIADVRYDATNRRWLIDTTQAVNFYTDDIVGTSRNCSGGITPWGTILTCEETFVAGDANSDGYMDYGWIVEIDPWTKQVKQYGNNKKEKLWAMGRMSHENAAPHPDSIRVYFAEDGGTSCVYKFVADQKANLYSGTLYVLRLNSPLQSGAPTGTTGTWVQVPNTTQSERNNTNFLAASLGGTSFNGPEDVEYHPIDDRIYFTSKGNNRVYRFKDDGNTVSEFIEYVGNASYQINYGTGIATEPWGAGNDNMTVDDRGNLWVLQDGSNDHVWMVTPNHTQFQPDVLLFARTPNGSEPCGFHFTPDNRFGFLSIQSPSATNAATFQLDINGDTLRFDRSTSVIVARSEVLSGTVSVAQAPDQTLELTVAPNPNNGNFTMTFDLDSATPFQTSLVDAQGRMVQQFNNNLPAGTHRIDLQLEAYRVPNGLYFLVVQAGTRTTTKRIVIQR, encoded by the coding sequence ATGTACAGAAAATTTTTACCCCTTGCGTTATCGCTCTTTTTCGCGGTGTGGACTTCGGCCACTTGGGCACAAGTCACTGTCAGCACCTTTGTCAGTGCCGACACCGACGACATGGAAGAGTATGTCTTGACTGGCGAACACGATGTCGCTTCCAGCGACTTGGAACTCGTTCAGGAAAGCACTTCCAACCCTGACAGCAAACAAATCGTAGGCCTGCGTTTTGCCGCTGTCAATGTACCGCCGGGTGCCATCATCCTATCGGCATACATCCAATTCACTTACGACAACAACAAGACGCTCGACCCTTGCATCCTGAACATCTGGGCCGAAAAAAACGCAAACCCACAAACCTTCACTGACAACCTCAACTTTGAACTGGCCAACCGCCCAAAGTTTCCCGACTATGTGGAATGGACAGTGCCCAGTTGGGCAGGCGGCAGCACGGGCACCCGTGGCCCGGCACAGCGCTCGACCAACATCGCCGCATTGGTGCAACAATTGGTCAATCAGAGCGGCTGGGCAGCAGGCAACGCCATGGCTTTCTACGTCACCGGCGAAGGAACCCGCGAGGCCGAATCGTACGAAGGGGCCGAAGGTCACGGCAACCTACAATACGCACCCGAACTCATCATCACCTACCTGCCGGCCCTGTCCACATCCAGCTTTGTGATTTCCGCTACCGACGACATGGAGGAGTACGTCCTGACTGGCGAACACGACGTGGCCTCCAGCGACCTCGAACTCGTGCAGGAAAACACTTCCAACCCCGACAGCAAACAAATCGTAGGCCTTCGCTTTGCCTCCGTCAATGTGCCACAAGGGGCAGTCATTCTGTCGGCCAAAATCCAATTCACTTACGACAACAGCAAGACGCTCGACCCCTGCATCCTCTATTTCAAGGCAGAGGACAGCGGCAACCCGCAAACCTTTACGGACAACCTGAACTTTGAACTGGCCAACCGCCCCAAACTGAGCGACAGCGTGGAATGGGTAGTGCCCAGCTGGGCCGGTGGCAGCACTGGCACCCGAGGCCCGGCTCAACTATCATCTGACATCGCCACACTGGTGCAGAAATTGGTCAATCGCCCCGACTGGACCTCTGGCAACGCCATGGCTTTCTACGTTACTGGCGAAGGCACACGCGAGGCCGAATCTTATGAAGGCGCTGAAGGCCACGGCAACTTGGGCTACGCGCCCGAACTCCTCATCCAGTACGCCAACGTGACCACGTTTGCCAAGCATGTGGACAGCGACACGGACGACATGGAGGAATATATAGTCACCGGTGAGCACGACATCGCTTCCAGCGACTTGGAACTCGTGCAGGAGAACACGTCCAACCCCGATTCCAAGCAAATCGTGGGTGTGCGGTTCAACAACATAGAGGTGCCTCAAGGAGCCATCATCCAAGATGCTTTTATACAATTTACTTACGACAACAACAAGACGCTCGACCCCTGTATCCTCTACATCAAAGCAGAGGATGACAGCAACCCAAAGACATTCACGGACAACCTCAATTTCGAGCTGGCCAACCGTCCAAAATTGACGGATAGCGTGGAATGGGTGGTACCCAGCTGGGCTGGCGGCAGCACAGGCACCCGTGGCCCGGCACAGCGCACTACCAATATCGGCGCTTTGGTGCAACAGCTCGTCAATCGCTCCGACTGGACTCCCGGCAACTCTATGGCCTTCTACTTTACTGGTGAGGGCACGCGCGAGGCTGAATCGTACGAAGGTGCCGAAGGCCACGGCAACCTGACCTACGCGCCTGAAATCATCATCCGCTACCTCGGTGGCGGTGGTGGCACCCCAGTCGCGCCAGTAGGTGCCTTCCCCGTGGAAAAAGGCCGGGTGTGGAGCTGGTATGCCGACGACACCGCTCCCGCGGCCAACTGGACTGCGCTCACCTTCAACGATACCACTTGGAGCTTCGGCCCTGCCGAACTGGGATACGGCGACGGCGACGAGGCCACCGTCATCCCCTTCGGCCCCGATGCCAACAACAAGTGGCCCGTATCCTACTTCCGCCACAAGTTCATCTACAACCCCAACCAATACGGGGTGGACTCGCTCATCTTCCTCCTCAAGCGCGACGACGGCGCGGTAGTTTATCTCAACGGAGTGGAGCTCTTCCGCGACAACGTGGCCAGTGGCCCCGTAACCCACGCAACCTTAGCCCTCTCAGCCGTGGAAGGTGCCGCTGAAAACGAGTTTTTGCGCATCGCCGCCCCGGCTACCGATTTGAAAAACGGCCTCAACGTGCTGGCCGTAAGCGTACACCAGCATACCGTGAACAGCGACGACCTGAGCTTCGACCTGCAAGTGACCGAGAAGAAGCCCCGGCTTGACCCCGGCGTGTTCCCGCTGACCAAAAACTCCATCTGGGCGTTCTGGGACAGAGGCAGTGTGGACAACAACTGGAACCAGCCCGGCTTTGATTTTAGCGACTGGGACTACGGCGAGGCGCCGCTCGGCTACGGCGACCCGGTCAGTACAGTGGTCGGCTTTGGCCCTAACGCCAACGACAAGTACATCACCACTTGGTTCCGCAAAGACATCAACCTGCCCAACTTGGCTATCATACCCGATACGGTCGTGTTCAACATCCGCCGCGACGACGGCATTATTGTCTATGTGAACGGGGCGGAAATCATTCGGGACAACTTGCCCGCAGGACCGATTGACGATAACACATGGGCCTCTACCATCATTTCCGGCTCTGATGAAACGACCTATTACACCTTCCCACTGCCCAAGACCATTTTCTCGACAGGCATCAACGCTATCGCCGCCCGCGTCCACCAGCGTGATGGCACCAGCTCCGACCTGAGCTTCGACCTCGAAATCACAGTAGCGCCCAAAGCACCCGACGTGGCTGCCGGTTGTTTCGGTTCGGACGACACACATATCTCATGCTTCACATCGGTATCACCGCTTGGTCCGCGTCCGACGGGGCTGAGCATCCCCAGCACGCACCGGTTCCAAAAAATTATCGAGCAGGGCGATAACTACACCAAGCAGGTGTCCGGTATCCCATTCATAAACATTCCCGGAAACAACGACTTCACCGCGTTTGTGGGCCGTAATGGCAGCAGCACAGAGGGCGTAATTACCATCAATCACGAGACCTCCCCCGGCGCAGTCACCATCGCCGACGTACGCTACGATGCAACCAACCGCCGCTGGCTCATAGACACCACCCAGGCCGTGAATTTCTATACCGACGACATCGTGGGCACCAGCCGCAACTGTTCCGGCGGCATCACCCCGTGGGGCACCATCCTGACCTGCGAAGAAACCTTCGTGGCTGGCGATGCCAACAGCGACGGCTACATGGACTACGGCTGGATTGTCGAGATTGACCCATGGACCAAACAGGTCAAGCAGTACGGCAACAACAAAAAGGAAAAACTGTGGGCCATGGGTCGCATGTCACACGAAAACGCCGCGCCGCACCCCGACAGCATCCGAGTGTACTTCGCCGAAGACGGCGGCACATCCTGCGTTTACAAGTTCGTGGCCGACCAAAAAGCGAACCTGTACAGCGGCACGCTGTATGTGCTGCGCCTCAACAGCCCCCTGCAAAGCGGCGCGCCCACTGGCACCACAGGCACTTGGGTACAGGTGCCAAACACCACGCAAAGCGAGCGCAACAACACCAACTTCCTCGCGGCCAGCCTCGGCGGCACCAGTTTCAACGGCCCAGAGGATGTGGAATACCACCCGATTGACGACCGCATCTACTTCACCTCCAAAGGCAACAACCGCGTGTACCGCTTCAAGGACGACGGCAACACCGTGTCGGAATTCATCGAATACGTCGGCAACGCCAGCTATCAAATCAACTACGGTACGGGCATCGCTACCGAACCCTGGGGCGCTGGCAACGACAACATGACGGTGGACGACCGAGGCAACCTCTGGGTACTTCAGGACGGCAGCAACGACCACGTCTGGATGGTCACGCCCAACCACACACAGTTCCAGCCCGATGTGCTCCTTTTTGCCCGCACGCCGAACGGCAGTGAACCCTGCGGCTTCCACTTCACGCCCGACAACCGCTTTGGTTTCCTGTCCATCCAATCGCCCAGTGCTACCAACGCGGCCACGTTCCAACTCGACATCAACGGCGACACCCTTCGCTTCGACCGCAGCACCTCGGTCATCGTGGCCCGCAGCGAAGTACTCAGCGGCACGGTCAGCGTAGCCCAAGCGCCCGACCAGACCTTAGAGCTGACCGTGGCCCCCAACCCCAACAACGGCAACTTTACCATGACGTTCGACCTCGACTCGGCAACGCCGTTCCAAACCAGCCTCGTGGACGCACAGGGACGCATGGTGCAACAGTTCAACAACAACCTGCCTGCTGGCACGCATCGCATTGACCTGCAACTAGAAGCCTATCGGGTGCCGAACGGGCTTTATTTCTTGGTCGTCCAAGCGGGCACCCGCACGACGACCAAACGCATTGTGATTCAACGGTAA
- a CDS encoding KUP/HAK/KT family potassium transporter gives MNAQGSQHGHHRLTAAGLLVTLGIIFGDIGTSPLYVMKAIVGEGAVIDRLTVLGGVSLVFWTLTIQTTLKYVFLVLRADNKGEGGIFSLYSLVRRRRRWLMYPAVLGGAAMLAEGMITPPISVSSAIEGLSLKYPGIPTVGITIAIISALFFIQRFGTSAVGKSFGPMMFLWFSMLGILGLSQIVHYPSVFQAISPTYGIELLRHSPSFLVVMGAVFLCTTGAEALYADLGHCGRQNIRVSWIFVKICLLLNYFGQAAWLLHHDGMALEENPFYGIMPEWFLWPGIIIATFAAIIASQSMISGSFTLASEAIRLGFLPKMTVRFPSNLKGQIYMPSINTFLWIGCVCVVLVFRESSRMEAAYGLSVVCTMLCSTILLSNWLILQRVRAGLIWMFLLFYLAWEGGFFLANTLKFVEGGYITVFMAGLLFGMMMLWVKARRIRQRYTDEVKIRDFLDQLISLSNDKDIPKYATNLVFLTSAKSPKRVEEKVLYSILQTQPKRADVYWFVHIETTDEPHTMEYEVNTIARDDVYKVNFRLGFRVQQRMNLFMKKVVEELVENEELSIHSRYHTLSGMYPTGDFRFVLIQEFLSNENEIPWFEQLVMSTYLTVKGWVSSPKNWFGLDSDSVDTEKAPLLLEPVKEVHLKRLQGGNKAT, from the coding sequence ATGAATGCTCAAGGTAGCCAGCACGGGCATCATCGCCTCACGGCGGCGGGCCTGCTTGTCACGCTGGGTATCATTTTTGGCGACATCGGTACGTCGCCGCTGTATGTAATGAAAGCCATCGTGGGCGAGGGGGCGGTGATTGACCGACTCACGGTGCTGGGCGGCGTATCGTTGGTGTTTTGGACGCTGACGATTCAGACGACGCTCAAGTATGTTTTTCTGGTGCTTCGCGCCGACAACAAGGGCGAGGGTGGCATTTTCTCCCTCTATTCCTTGGTGCGGCGGCGGCGGCGGTGGTTGATGTATCCGGCTGTGTTGGGCGGGGCAGCCATGCTCGCGGAGGGCATGATTACCCCGCCCATTTCAGTTTCGTCGGCCATCGAGGGGCTATCGCTCAAATATCCCGGTATCCCTACCGTAGGCATCACGATAGCCATTATCTCGGCGTTGTTTTTCATTCAGCGGTTTGGCACTTCGGCAGTGGGGAAGAGCTTTGGCCCGATGATGTTCTTGTGGTTCAGTATGCTGGGCATATTGGGTCTTAGCCAAATCGTGCATTACCCATCTGTTTTTCAAGCTATCAGCCCAACCTACGGCATTGAGTTGCTGCGACACAGCCCCAGTTTTTTGGTGGTGATGGGCGCGGTGTTTTTATGCACCACCGGGGCGGAGGCGCTCTATGCCGACTTGGGGCACTGCGGTCGTCAGAACATTCGCGTCAGTTGGATTTTTGTAAAAATCTGCCTGCTGCTCAATTACTTCGGTCAGGCGGCATGGCTGCTTCACCACGATGGCATGGCGCTGGAGGAAAACCCATTCTACGGCATCATGCCCGAATGGTTTTTATGGCCGGGCATCATCATCGCCACGTTTGCGGCCATCATAGCCAGCCAATCCATGATTTCAGGCTCTTTCACCTTGGCCTCGGAGGCGATACGGTTGGGTTTTTTGCCCAAAATGACTGTGAGGTTCCCGTCCAATCTGAAAGGGCAGATTTACATGCCTTCTATCAACACTTTCCTGTGGATAGGGTGCGTGTGTGTGGTGCTCGTGTTCAGGGAGAGCAGCAGAATGGAAGCGGCTTATGGCCTTTCTGTGGTGTGCACCATGCTGTGTTCCACCATTTTGCTTTCCAACTGGCTGATATTGCAGCGCGTGCGCGCAGGGTTGATTTGGATGTTCTTGTTGTTTTATCTCGCGTGGGAAGGCGGCTTTTTCTTGGCGAACACCCTGAAATTCGTCGAGGGTGGCTACATCACGGTGTTCATGGCAGGCCTGCTTTTCGGTATGATGATGCTGTGGGTGAAAGCCCGCCGCATCCGCCAACGCTATACCGACGAGGTGAAAATCCGGGATTTCCTCGACCAGCTCATCTCTCTGAGCAACGACAAAGACATTCCCAAATACGCCACCAACCTCGTTTTCCTGACGAGCGCCAAAAGCCCCAAAAGGGTGGAGGAAAAGGTGCTTTACTCTATCTTGCAGACCCAGCCCAAGCGTGCCGATGTGTACTGGTTTGTTCACATCGAAACCACCGACGAGCCCCACACGATGGAGTATGAGGTGAACACCATCGCCCGCGACGATGTGTATAAGGTCAATTTCAGGCTCGGCTTCAGGGTGCAGCAGCGCATGAATTTGTTTATGAAAAAAGTGGTGGAAGAATTGGTCGAGAACGAAGAACTTAGCATCCACTCGCGCTACCATACCTTGAGCGGTATGTATCCCACTGGCGATTTCCGCTTTGTGCTGATTCAGGAATTTTTGTCAAACGAAAATGAAATCCCTTGGTTCGAGCAGTTGGTCATGTCCACCTACCTGACCGTGAAAGGCTGGGTGTCGTCGCCCAAAAACTGGTTTGGCCTCGACTCGGACTCGGTGGATACCGAGAAGGCTCCCTTGCTGTTGGAACCAGTGAAGGAAGTGCATCTCAAGCGGTTGCAGGGCGGAAACAAAGCCACCTGA